Proteins encoded by one window of Haliotis asinina isolate JCU_RB_2024 chromosome 6, JCU_Hal_asi_v2, whole genome shotgun sequence:
- the LOC137286890 gene encoding putative uncharacterized protein MYH16, translated as MTASGQRSVPSNGKQRVVKLDYSVTYRDNDNLEDDLTSHLESLQRVHFRVKKDKDDEIQNLKKDVENIQSLREVVNQRDTSKEISNIFSKSNKDQEEGGNGTSETSRVSRRLQKERERFSAKNHFNVILPKWNPLSDISDRKQYAPVSVPIQKVTVTTPTDDNRRHSKTKGYLQMTSSSRHRLARPMSVPAKMDSSKSYGSDITRSQSASRSRRQLEELSRIELSWSEPQIFTAFDQRQGFLLDLKKHQRHLQTKVSNFVTDMDRFNKRYKKDALSKYLDT; from the coding sequence ATGACAGCCAGTGGTCAACGAAGTGTTCCGAGTAATGGCAAGCAAAGGGTTGTAAAGCTCGACTACAGTGTGACATACCGCGACAACGACAACCTTGAAGATGACCTGACTTCTCACCTTGAATCTCTCCAGAGAGTTCACTTCCGGGTCAAAAAAGACAAAGATGATGAAATTCAAAATTTAAAGAAGGACGTAGAAAACATCCAAAGTTTAAGAGAAGTGGTTAATCAGAGAGATACGAGTAaagaaatttcaaatattttttcaaaatctaaCAAAGATCAAGAGGAGGGAGGCAATGGGACATCAGAGACGTCTCGGGTCAGCCGTAGACttcagaaagaaagagagaggttCAGTGCAAAgaatcatttcaatgtcattctGCCCAAATGGAACCCTCTTTCTGATATTAGTGATAGAAAACAGTATGCACCAGTTTCAGTACCTATTCAAAAGGTTACGGTCACAACACCGACGGACGACAACAGAAGGCATTCTAAGACTAAAGGATATTTGCAGATGACCTCATCGTCTCGTCACAGACTAGCAAGACCAATGTCAGTTCCTGCAAAGATGGATTCCAGCAAATCATATGGCAGCGATATAACACGTTCGCAGAGTGCATCTCGGTCTAGGCGGCAGCTGGAGGAGCTAAGTAGAATTGAATTAAGTTGGTCAGaacctcagatcttcacagcaTTTGATCAGAGACAGGGGTTCCTATTAGATTTGAAGAAGCACCAAAGGCATCTACAGACCAAAGTGTCAAACTTTGTCACAGATATGGATCGTTTTAATAAGCGCTATAAGAAGGATGCACTGTCAAAATACCTTGATACATAA